One Telluria mixta DNA window includes the following coding sequences:
- a CDS encoding penicillin-binding transpeptidase domain-containing protein gives MIGTLVEAVAANRTRLRRARNLRAGGRTHAAVVTQSARAPAPLRWLTAGCVLLAAAGAALIVVHARWLAVAGETPPGDGAARLTAVLPGLAFTVPDTPGVTVRTQGDAALLILSGMRAGPGQRVDLCDQLADRTRPGRLLPLRIGWTFADVAGLAAPRNVLLAEGAMPRVRVDGRAGSPLDVRWDGQARWAGATAQVAPGGEGWLTWPDGALRLRHRASSTCPAAGELLVQLYRPAPTARALVVALPAQGNAVEAMLPPGDYRVPAAPAAAMEDEQLFAQLQARGLVRLGANGLAELAPPDLAAWRAAGKTPWDGVNLDGAALRLLERLYRRADGDFVREQVRIFNAERRLLAWRLPAGVTATWRAEVMQGTTTVPVPLADDMPPASARLFARLPQGWAPWQRIGAWPADGGVARLRLTVPERAGSVRLMLAGRLRHVTGARLRSDPQPGCDGRACMAPDEVQVLDLLTEGREIVIDAEPLAQGALATPGDARYRHLAVRDGRLAWHALGPATSRPSARLAEVVLADRNGVPLWRDGAPTEAARAAGLATMLGVRAGQAGSVATLLGRVPGDRHAARLTLDLRLQTAAQAALDCIALRRGHWDGRACTAAGPVPAGRQAGVVVLDTETGAILAAAGAGMPAVTTDNWREARDFDRIDPAASPLRLPALQHDGGAERAPGSTFKIVSALGLELAAKSDRQLDALLDGLPLAGINAAAHERGFDFRTDAPTYPVDSRARITNFRDQGLDRRAQDGRLGLAQALTYSLNTWFAWTGELSDRSLLGRPDGGVPDLQPLDPGALDPVRPIVAMARRLGFGQPLRLDGGLLPENFGWSAWDALQATPAAIDPVHTRHELRQMAIGLRMQATPLQMALVAGAVGQGRAVVPHLLGELDGRAAAPANGPALGVRLDRVRAGMKGVVDVGTASGAFRAPALSGIRRGLSGKTGTAPVGDGSLATVWFTGWLEPHSVPGQEHRLAVAVFVSRSEATGGEHAAPVAAAVLGALSANGSN, from the coding sequence ATGATCGGAACGCTCGTCGAGGCCGTCGCGGCCAACCGGACGCGCCTGCGGCGCGCGCGCAACCTGCGTGCCGGCGGGCGCACGCACGCAGCCGTCGTCACGCAAAGCGCACGCGCACCCGCGCCGCTGCGCTGGCTGACGGCCGGCTGCGTGCTGCTGGCCGCGGCGGGCGCCGCGCTCATCGTCGTGCACGCGCGCTGGCTGGCGGTGGCCGGCGAGACGCCCCCGGGCGACGGCGCCGCGCGCCTGACGGCCGTGCTGCCCGGCCTCGCGTTCACGGTGCCCGACACTCCGGGCGTGACGGTGCGCACGCAGGGCGACGCGGCGCTGCTGATCCTGTCCGGCATGCGCGCCGGACCCGGGCAGCGCGTCGATCTGTGCGACCAGCTCGCCGACCGCACGCGTCCCGGCCGCCTGCTGCCGCTGCGGATCGGCTGGACGTTCGCCGACGTGGCCGGCCTGGCCGCGCCACGCAACGTGCTGCTGGCCGAAGGCGCCATGCCGCGCGTGCGCGTGGACGGCCGCGCCGGCTCGCCGCTGGACGTGCGCTGGGACGGGCAGGCCCGGTGGGCCGGCGCCACTGCCCAGGTCGCGCCGGGCGGCGAAGGATGGCTGACGTGGCCGGACGGCGCGCTGCGGCTGCGGCACCGGGCCAGCAGCACATGTCCGGCCGCCGGCGAACTCCTCGTCCAGCTCTACCGTCCGGCGCCGACGGCACGCGCACTGGTTGTCGCGCTGCCGGCGCAGGGCAACGCCGTCGAGGCGATGCTGCCGCCCGGCGACTACCGCGTGCCGGCGGCCCCGGCGGCGGCCATGGAAGACGAGCAGCTGTTCGCCCAGTTGCAGGCCCGCGGCCTCGTGCGCCTGGGCGCAAACGGCCTGGCCGAGCTGGCCCCGCCGGACCTCGCCGCGTGGCGCGCGGCCGGCAAGACGCCGTGGGATGGCGTGAACCTCGACGGCGCCGCGCTGCGCCTGCTGGAACGGTTGTATCGTCGCGCGGACGGCGATTTCGTGCGCGAACAGGTGCGCATCTTCAATGCCGAGCGGCGGCTGCTCGCGTGGCGCCTGCCGGCCGGCGTGACGGCGACGTGGCGCGCGGAAGTCATGCAGGGAACGACGACGGTGCCCGTGCCGCTGGCCGACGACATGCCCCCGGCCAGCGCGCGCCTGTTCGCCCGGCTGCCGCAGGGCTGGGCGCCGTGGCAGCGGATCGGCGCGTGGCCGGCGGATGGCGGCGTGGCGCGCCTGCGCCTGACGGTACCGGAGCGGGCGGGCAGTGTCCGGCTGATGCTGGCGGGACGCCTGCGCCACGTGACCGGAGCCCGGTTGCGGTCCGATCCGCAGCCCGGCTGCGACGGCCGCGCGTGCATGGCGCCGGACGAGGTGCAGGTGCTCGACCTGCTGACCGAAGGCCGCGAGATCGTGATCGATGCGGAACCGCTGGCGCAGGGCGCCCTGGCCACGCCGGGCGACGCGCGCTACCGGCACCTGGCCGTGCGCGACGGCCGCCTTGCCTGGCACGCGCTGGGCCCGGCCACGTCCCGGCCGTCCGCGCGGCTGGCGGAGGTGGTGCTGGCGGACCGCAACGGCGTGCCGCTGTGGCGCGACGGCGCCCCGACCGAGGCGGCGCGCGCGGCCGGCCTCGCCACGATGCTGGGCGTACGGGCCGGCCAGGCGGGCAGTGTCGCTACGCTGCTGGGCCGGGTACCGGGCGACCGTCATGCGGCCCGCCTCACGCTGGACCTGCGCCTGCAGACGGCCGCGCAGGCGGCGCTCGACTGCATCGCGCTGCGGCGCGGGCACTGGGATGGCCGGGCGTGCACGGCCGCCGGACCGGTGCCGGCGGGCCGCCAGGCGGGCGTCGTCGTGCTAGACACGGAGACGGGCGCGATCCTGGCCGCGGCCGGGGCGGGAATGCCGGCCGTGACGACCGACAACTGGCGCGAGGCGCGCGACTTCGACAGGATCGACCCGGCCGCGAGCCCGCTGCGCCTGCCCGCGCTGCAGCACGACGGCGGCGCCGAGCGGGCGCCCGGGTCGACGTTCAAGATCGTCAGCGCCCTCGGCCTGGAACTGGCGGCGAAGTCCGATCGCCAGCTGGACGCCTTGCTGGACGGCCTGCCGCTGGCCGGCATCAATGCCGCCGCGCACGAGCGGGGTTTCGACTTCCGCACGGATGCGCCGACTTACCCCGTCGACAGCCGCGCGCGCATCACGAATTTCCGCGACCAGGGTCTCGACCGGCGCGCCCAGGACGGCCGCCTGGGTCTCGCGCAGGCGCTGACCTACAGCCTGAACACGTGGTTCGCGTGGACGGGAGAACTGTCCGACAGGAGTCTTCTCGGCCGGCCTGACGGCGGCGTGCCCGACCTGCAGCCGCTGGACCCCGGTGCGCTGGACCCGGTCCGTCCCATCGTCGCGATGGCGCGCCGGCTCGGCTTCGGCCAGCCGCTGCGGCTGGACGGCGGCCTGCTGCCGGAGAACTTCGGCTGGTCGGCGTGGGACGCGCTGCAGGCGACGCCGGCCGCCATCGACCCCGTCCACACGCGTCACGAACTGCGCCAGATGGCGATCGGCCTGCGCATGCAGGCGACGCCGCTGCAGATGGCGCTCGTCGCCGGCGCCGTCGGGCAGGGGCGGGCGGTCGTGCCGCACCTGCTGGGGGAGCTCGACGGCAGGGCGGCCGCGCCTGCGAACGGACCGGCGCTGGGCGTCCGCCTGGATCGCGTGCGCGCCGGCATGAAAGGCGTCGTCGACGTGGGCACGGCATCCGGCGCCTTCCGCGCGCCGGCATTGTCCGGTATCCGGCGCGGCCTGTCCGGCAAGACGGGGACGGCGCCGGTGGGCGACGGATCGCTGGCGACCGTCTGGTTCACGGGCTGGCTGGAGCCGCACAGCGTGCCCGGCCAGGAGCACCGGCTGGCCGTCGCCGTCTTCGTCAGCCGGTCGGAAGCGACGGGCGGCGAGCACGCGGCGCCCGTCGCCGCGGCCGTCCTGGGAGCGCTCTCCGCCAACGGGTCGAATTGA
- a CDS encoding ribonuclease HI family protein, protein MNEFPDLDRIAYKAERAASRRLAQAEGLSAGQALRRTLELAAGAAGLAALVEMRTGMLAAQAARDAARASAKAAATSRHDAQPTAWRAWFDGSAKPNPGRCGIGVRIEGPDGVHIELAQPAGHGNSSEAEYRALIALLETAVAHGAHALTIHGDSRVVIDDVTGPDLYAAPALAGYRARALVLLALLPDVRLRWVPRHKNTGADALSQRALISVDSNASIPS, encoded by the coding sequence ATGAACGAATTCCCCGACCTGGACCGGATCGCCTACAAGGCCGAGCGCGCGGCCAGCCGCCGCCTGGCGCAGGCCGAAGGACTGTCCGCCGGCCAGGCGCTGCGCCGGACGCTGGAACTGGCGGCCGGTGCCGCGGGCCTGGCCGCCCTCGTCGAGATGCGCACCGGCATGCTCGCGGCGCAGGCGGCGCGCGACGCTGCCCGCGCCTCCGCAAAAGCCGCTGCGACCTCACGGCACGATGCGCAGCCGACCGCATGGCGCGCCTGGTTCGACGGCTCCGCGAAGCCGAACCCGGGCCGCTGCGGCATCGGCGTGCGGATCGAAGGTCCGGATGGCGTACACATCGAACTCGCCCAACCGGCCGGCCACGGCAACAGCAGCGAAGCGGAATACCGCGCGCTGATCGCCCTGCTGGAAACGGCCGTCGCGCACGGCGCGCACGCACTGACTATTCATGGCGACAGCCGGGTCGTGATCGACGACGTGACCGGCCCCGACCTGTACGCCGCGCCCGCGCTGGCCGGCTACCGGGCCCGCGCGCTGGTGCTGCTGGCCCTTCTACCCGACGTGCGCCTGCGCTGGGTGCCGCGCCACAAGAACACCGGGGCCGATGCGTTGTCGCAGCGCGCCCTCATTTCCGTAGACTCCAATGCAAGCATTCCATCCTGA
- a CDS encoding HD domain-containing protein produces the protein MQAFHPELESWRPRLAQLAAQAVADQGPDGAHDLNHFERVWRNAQALLAQYREADALVVLAACYLHDLVNVPKDDLRRSSASRLSAGLARERLAALGFPADKLAAIAHAIEAHSFSAGVPATTLEARIVQDADRLDGLGAVGLARMFYIAGRMGSALAHGSDPLALDRALDDKSYSLDHIEAKLARLPGMMQTDAGRRLAEARLATLTAFRTAFAAEWTGITHVEA, from the coding sequence ATGCAAGCATTCCATCCTGAACTTGAAAGCTGGCGTCCCCGCCTCGCCCAACTGGCCGCACAAGCGGTCGCCGACCAGGGCCCCGACGGTGCCCATGACCTGAACCACTTCGAACGCGTCTGGCGCAATGCGCAGGCGCTGCTGGCGCAGTACCGCGAGGCCGATGCTCTCGTCGTGCTGGCCGCATGCTATCTGCACGACCTCGTCAACGTGCCGAAGGACGATCTGCGCCGCAGCAGCGCGTCGCGCCTGTCGGCCGGGCTGGCGCGCGAGCGGCTGGCGGCGCTCGGCTTCCCGGCGGACAAGCTGGCGGCCATCGCCCACGCGATCGAAGCGCACAGCTTTTCCGCCGGCGTTCCCGCAACGACGCTGGAAGCGCGCATCGTGCAGGATGCCGACCGCCTGGACGGGCTGGGCGCCGTCGGGCTCGCGCGCATGTTCTATATCGCCGGCCGCATGGGCAGTGCGCTCGCCCACGGCAGCGATCCGCTCGCACTGGACCGTGCGCTCGACGACAAATCGTATTCGCTCGACCACATCGAGGCGAAGCTGGCGCGCCTGCCGGGCATGATGCAGACGGACGCGGGACGCCGGCTTGCCGAGGCCCGGCTGGCCACGTTGACGGCTTTCCGCACCGCGTTCGCGGCCGAATGGACTGGCATCACGCACGTGGAAGCTTGA
- a CDS encoding MFS transporter: MAKSANLNFVLICVFVDMLGIGLIVPVLPSLVGEFVQNRAQQALWYGVLGATFGLMQFLFMPMVGALSDRIGRRPVLLYSMGGMCINFLATAWAPNLACLFIGRVIGGASSASMSVASAYASDVSTPENRAKSFGKIGAAFGFGFVCGPILGGLLGNMGLHLPFYVAAALSAANFAYGYFAVPESLPRERRAPFQWSRINPFGSLLRLARRTDIRGLIVVYTLVAFGQMMLQSTWVLFTTFRFGWTPRDNGIALFCVGVCSIVVQAGLLAPLIRRFGEVRLSLIGLASGAVTYFLYAIATHGWMMYVFILCNLLSFAAGPALQGILSKSSSSREQGELMGSLQSISSIGLVVSPLVGTLLLGAASDLPPQDWRVGGPFFLCAAMQAAALLVAHRYFRSHGIPETAPAAEQA; the protein is encoded by the coding sequence ATGGCCAAAAGCGCGAACCTGAATTTCGTCCTCATCTGCGTGTTCGTCGACATGCTCGGCATCGGCCTCATCGTGCCCGTGCTGCCGAGCCTCGTGGGCGAGTTCGTCCAGAACCGCGCGCAGCAGGCCCTGTGGTACGGCGTGCTGGGCGCCACGTTCGGGCTGATGCAATTCCTGTTCATGCCGATGGTGGGCGCGCTGTCCGACCGCATCGGCCGCCGCCCCGTGCTGCTGTATTCGATGGGCGGCATGTGCATCAACTTCCTCGCGACCGCCTGGGCGCCCAATCTTGCCTGCCTGTTCATCGGGCGCGTGATCGGCGGGGCGTCGTCGGCCAGCATGTCCGTCGCGTCCGCGTATGCGTCGGACGTGTCGACGCCGGAAAACCGCGCGAAAAGCTTCGGCAAGATCGGCGCCGCGTTCGGCTTCGGCTTCGTCTGCGGACCGATCCTGGGCGGCCTGCTGGGCAATATGGGACTACACCTGCCGTTCTACGTGGCGGCCGCGCTGTCCGCCGCCAACTTCGCCTACGGCTATTTCGCCGTGCCGGAATCGCTGCCGCGCGAGCGCCGCGCACCGTTCCAGTGGTCGCGCATCAACCCGTTCGGCTCCCTGCTGCGCCTCGCGCGCCGCACCGACATCCGCGGCCTGATCGTCGTCTACACGCTCGTCGCCTTCGGCCAGATGATGCTGCAGTCGACGTGGGTCCTGTTCACGACGTTCCGCTTCGGCTGGACGCCGCGCGACAACGGCATCGCCCTGTTCTGCGTGGGCGTGTGCTCGATCGTCGTGCAGGCGGGACTGCTCGCGCCGCTGATCCGGCGCTTCGGCGAGGTGCGGCTGTCTCTGATCGGCCTCGCGTCCGGCGCCGTCACCTACTTCCTGTACGCGATCGCGACGCACGGCTGGATGATGTACGTCTTCATCCTCTGCAACCTGCTGTCGTTCGCGGCGGGGCCCGCACTGCAGGGCATCCTGTCGAAATCGTCGTCGAGCCGCGAACAGGGTGAACTGATGGGCTCCCTGCAATCGATCAGCAGCATCGGCCTCGTCGTCTCGCCGCTCGTCGGTACCCTGCTGCTGGGCGCGGCGAGCGACCTGCCGCCGCAGGACTGGCGCGTGGGCGGGCCGTTCTTCCTCTGTGCCGCGATGCAGGCCGCGGCGCTGCTCGTCGCGCACCGCTACTTCCGCAGCCACGGCATTCCGGAGACGGCACCGGCCGCCGAGCAGGCGTGA